Sequence from the Rhodococcus jostii RHA1 genome:
TCTTCGCGGGCCTCGAAGCGAAACGCTACGATCTCGTCGCCAACCAGGTGACCGTCAACGACGAACGCACCCAGAAGTACGACCTGTCGACGCCGTACACCTACTCCGAGGGTGTGATCGTCACCCGCGCCGACGACAACTCGATCACCTCGCTCGCCGACCTGAACGGCAAGACGACGGCGCAGTCCGCGACGAGCAACTGGGCGCAGGTCGCCAGGGACGCGGGCGCGAACGTCGAATCCGTCGAGGGCTTCGTGCAGGCCATCACCCTGCTCAAGGACGGCCGGGTCGACGCCACCGTCAACGACAATCTGGCCGTCGCCGAATATCAGAAGCAGACGAGCGACACCGGTGTGAAAGTGGCCGCTGAAACCGGTGACACGAGCGAGCAGGCGTTCGCGGCCCGCAAGGACAGCGGTCTGATGCCCGACATCGACAAGGCCTTGGACGAACTGCGCGCCGACGGAACGCTCGCCCAGATCTCGCAGAAGTACTTCGGCACCGACGTCTCGGCACCGACCAACTGAAAGCCTGCCTGTGGACGACGCAACAGTCCAGCTGATCCTGGACAACCTGTGGCCGATGCTGAAGGCCACGGTCACCATGACGATTCCGCTGACGATCATCAGCTTCACCATCGGGCTCGTCATCGCGTTGCTGATGGCGCTCGCCCGGATCTCGTCGATCAGACCGCTGTCGGTGATCGCCCGGTTCTACGTGTCCATCATCCGCGGCACGCCGCTCCTGGTGCAGCTGTTCATCGTGTTCTACGCGCTGCCCCAGTTCGGCGTGGTTCTCGACCCCTTCCCGGCGGCTGTGATCGCGTTCAGCCTCAACGTCGGCGGGTACGCCGCCGAGGTGATCCGGTCGGCGATCCTGTCGATCCCCAAGGGGCAGTGGGAAGCCGCGCAGACCATCGGGATGGGGTACACCACCACACTGCAGCGGATCGTCCTGCCGCAGGCCGCACGGGTCGCGGTGCCGCCGCTGTCCAACACACTCATCTCGCTGGTGAAAGACACCTCGCTGGCATCGACGATCCTGGTGACCGAACTGCTGCGCGTCGCCCAGCTCGCCGCCGCGCCGACATTCGACTTCTTCGCCCTCTACAGCGTCGCCGCGCTGTACTACTGGGTGATCTGCATCTTCCTGTCGGCCGTCCAGGGCCGGCTCGAAGCCCGACTCGACAGGTATGTGGCCAAATGACCGGCACCCCTCCCCTGCTTCAGGTATCCGGCGTCGAGAAGTCGTTCGGCGACCATCACGTCCTGCGCGACATCAGCTTCGACGTCGGGGCCGGAACGGTGACCGTCATCATCGGGCCGTCGGGCTCCGGCAAGACGACGGTGCTGCGCACCCTCAACGCCCTCGACGTGGCGGACCGCGGGACGATCTCCATCGGCGACGTGTCCGTGGACTTCGGCGCCAAGGTGGACCGGTCGACGCTGGCCGCGTTCCGCGGGCAGAGCGGCATGGTGTTCCAGGCCCACAACCTGTTTCCGCAC
This genomic interval carries:
- a CDS encoding amino acid ABC transporter permease, with the translated sequence MDDATVQLILDNLWPMLKATVTMTIPLTIISFTIGLVIALLMALARISSIRPLSVIARFYVSIIRGTPLLVQLFIVFYALPQFGVVLDPFPAAVIAFSLNVGGYAAEVIRSAILSIPKGQWEAAQTIGMGYTTTLQRIVLPQAARVAVPPLSNTLISLVKDTSLASTILVTELLRVAQLAAAPTFDFFALYSVAALYYWVICIFLSAVQGRLEARLDRYVAK
- a CDS encoding amino acid ABC transporter substrate-binding protein, which translates into the protein MRRTLPAVLITVLTALSLAGCGNSDSGPVIDQVREAGVLKVGTEGTYTPFSYQGPDGQLTGYDVDVIRAVGDKLGVSVEFTQTPWDSIFAGLEAKRYDLVANQVTVNDERTQKYDLSTPYTYSEGVIVTRADDNSITSLADLNGKTTAQSATSNWAQVARDAGANVESVEGFVQAITLLKDGRVDATVNDNLAVAEYQKQTSDTGVKVAAETGDTSEQAFAARKDSGLMPDIDKALDELRADGTLAQISQKYFGTDVSAPTN